From Ornithorhynchus anatinus isolate Pmale09 unplaced genomic scaffold, mOrnAna1.pri.v4 scaffold_80_arrow_ctg1, whole genome shotgun sequence, a single genomic window includes:
- the ORNANAV1R3168 gene encoding vomeronasal 1 receptor ornAnaV1R3168 isoform X1 → MLMDPSEISLVIVILLQIGIGISVNGFLLLFYIHTVSANHKLSSSDMIHAHLVLANTIILLTYGIPETMSTWGLKNFLGDIGCKILIYLYRVARSLSICTTCLLSVFQAVTLSPSTSLWARLKIQLPKYIPPSCIFLWILGFLINVSTPMRVRGPQNSTSALFMYDLKYCSVVSLSAETSLAIAVVLSIRDLFFMGIMIGASGYMVFVLHRHHQRVQHLHGPNHSPKVLPEVRAAKRVIALVALYVLLYGRQSIMLSILLNRKVNSPLLVKSHVVWSPSFSAISPFLVIHSDRRIRTLWKKQSTIFNMDPSENPKEVACSPPQFFLVSRSESVRDLQSGKIRNSHVVKD, encoded by the coding sequence ATGTTAATGGACCCCAGTGAGATCTCCTTGGTGATTGTGATTCTCCTGCAGATTGGTATTGGGATCTCAGTGAATggattcctcctcctgttttatatCCACACGGTGTCTGCCAACCACAAGCTCAGCTCttcagacatgatccatgcccactTGGTCTTGGCTAACACCATAATCCTTCTCACTTATGGAATTCCAGAGACTATGTCAACTTGGGGACTGAAAAACTTTCTGGGTGACATAGGGTGTAAAATTCTCATTTACCTTTACCGTGTAGCCAGGAGTCTATCCATCTGCACCACATGTCTTCTGAGTGTCTTCCAAGCTGTCACTCTAAGCCCCAGCACTTCCCTGTGGGCAAGACTTAAAATTCAGTTACCTAAGTACATCCCGCCCTCCTGTATTTTCCTGTGGATCCTCGGTTTCCTGATTAATGTAAGCACACCTATGCGTGTAAGAGGTCCCCAAAACAGCACCAGCGCTCTATTCATGTATGATCTTAAATATTGTTCAGTAGTTTCTCTCAGTGCAGAAACTTCCCTGGCAATTGCAGTTGTTCTCTCTATCCGAGATTTGTTCTTCATGGGAATCATGATTGGGGCCAGTggttacatggtgtttgtcctgcacagacaccaccagCGAGTCCAGCACCTTCATGGACCCAACCACTCCCCCAAAGTGCTGCCTGAGGTCAGAGCAGCCAAGAGAGTCATTGCCCTGGTGGCTCTTTATGTCCTCCTCTATGGGCGGCAGTCCATCATGTTGAGTATTTTACTTAACAGGAAAGTAAATTCTCCTCTGCTAGTGAAGAGCCATGTGGTTTGGTCACCATCCTTCTCAGCCATCAGTCCATTCCTGGTGATTCACAGTGATAGGAGAATAAGAACATTATGGAAAAAGCAATCTACTATTTTCAACATGGATCCTTCAGAGAATCCCAAGGAAGTTGCCTGTTCTCCCCCACAGTTCTTCCTTGTGTCCCGAAGTGAGAGTGTCAGGGATCTGCaaagtggaaagataaggaactcCCATGTGGTCAAAGACTGA
- the ORNANAV1R3168 gene encoding vomeronasal 1 receptor ornAnaV1R3168, which yields MDPSEISLVIVILLQIGIGISVNGFLLLFYIHTVSANHKLSSSDMIHAHLVLANTIILLTYGIPETMSTWGLKNFLGDIGCKILIYLYRVARSLSICTTCLLSVFQAVTLSPSTSLWARLKIQLPKYIPPSCIFLWILGFLINVSTPMRVRGPQNSTSALFMYDLKYCSVVSLSAETSLAIAVVLSIRDLFFMGIMIGASGYMVFVLHRHHQRVQHLHGPNHSPKVLPEVRAAKRVIALVALYVLLYGRQSIMLSILLNRKVNSPLLVKSHVVWSPSFSAISPFLVIHSDRRIRTLWKKQSTIFNMDPSENPKEVACSPPQFFLVSRSESVRDLQSGKIRNSHVVKD from the coding sequence ATGGACCCCAGTGAGATCTCCTTGGTGATTGTGATTCTCCTGCAGATTGGTATTGGGATCTCAGTGAATggattcctcctcctgttttatatCCACACGGTGTCTGCCAACCACAAGCTCAGCTCttcagacatgatccatgcccactTGGTCTTGGCTAACACCATAATCCTTCTCACTTATGGAATTCCAGAGACTATGTCAACTTGGGGACTGAAAAACTTTCTGGGTGACATAGGGTGTAAAATTCTCATTTACCTTTACCGTGTAGCCAGGAGTCTATCCATCTGCACCACATGTCTTCTGAGTGTCTTCCAAGCTGTCACTCTAAGCCCCAGCACTTCCCTGTGGGCAAGACTTAAAATTCAGTTACCTAAGTACATCCCGCCCTCCTGTATTTTCCTGTGGATCCTCGGTTTCCTGATTAATGTAAGCACACCTATGCGTGTAAGAGGTCCCCAAAACAGCACCAGCGCTCTATTCATGTATGATCTTAAATATTGTTCAGTAGTTTCTCTCAGTGCAGAAACTTCCCTGGCAATTGCAGTTGTTCTCTCTATCCGAGATTTGTTCTTCATGGGAATCATGATTGGGGCCAGTggttacatggtgtttgtcctgcacagacaccaccagCGAGTCCAGCACCTTCATGGACCCAACCACTCCCCCAAAGTGCTGCCTGAGGTCAGAGCAGCCAAGAGAGTCATTGCCCTGGTGGCTCTTTATGTCCTCCTCTATGGGCGGCAGTCCATCATGTTGAGTATTTTACTTAACAGGAAAGTAAATTCTCCTCTGCTAGTGAAGAGCCATGTGGTTTGGTCACCATCCTTCTCAGCCATCAGTCCATTCCTGGTGATTCACAGTGATAGGAGAATAAGAACATTATGGAAAAAGCAATCTACTATTTTCAACATGGATCCTTCAGAGAATCCCAAGGAAGTTGCCTGTTCTCCCCCACAGTTCTTCCTTGTGTCCCGAAGTGAGAGTGTCAGGGATCTGCaaagtggaaagataaggaactcCCATGTGGTCAAAGACTGA